The following proteins come from a genomic window of Micromonospora echinofusca:
- the dxr gene encoding 1-deoxy-D-xylulose-5-phosphate reductoisomerase: MTSPRELVLLGSTGSVGTQAVDIVRRNPDRFRVVALGAGGGNVELLAAQALELRVDAVGVAKASAAQDLQLAFYAEASRRGWATGDFKLPKIVAGPDAMAELAQWPCDVVLNGVVGSLGLAPTLAALRAGRTLALANKESLVAGGSLVKAAVTRPEQIVPVDSEHSALAQCLRGGARGEVRRLVVTASGGPFRGKRRDELTRVTPEQALAHPTWNMGPVVTINSATMVNKALEVIEAHELFDVPYADIAVMVHPQSVIHSMVEFVDGSTLAQASPPDMRLPIALGLGWPDRVPDAAAAVDWTTAHTWEFAPLDDEAFPAVALAKAAGEAGRCRPAIYNAANEECVAAFVAGRLPFLGIVDTLRRVVEDAPDFDEPGTVEDVLAAESWARAHAQEIIIAGSVEGA; this comes from the coding sequence GTGACTTCGCCCCGGGAACTCGTCCTGCTCGGCTCCACCGGCTCGGTCGGCACACAGGCCGTCGACATCGTCCGGCGCAACCCGGACCGGTTCCGGGTGGTGGCGCTCGGCGCCGGTGGCGGCAACGTCGAGCTGCTCGCCGCCCAGGCCCTCGAACTGCGCGTCGACGCGGTCGGCGTGGCCAAGGCGTCCGCCGCGCAGGACCTCCAGCTCGCCTTCTACGCCGAGGCGAGCCGGCGCGGCTGGGCCACCGGCGACTTCAAGCTGCCCAAGATCGTGGCCGGCCCGGACGCGATGGCCGAGCTGGCGCAGTGGCCCTGCGACGTGGTGCTCAATGGCGTGGTCGGCTCGCTCGGGCTCGCGCCGACCCTGGCCGCGCTGCGCGCCGGGCGTACGCTCGCGCTCGCCAACAAGGAGTCCCTCGTCGCCGGCGGCTCGCTCGTGAAGGCCGCGGTGACCCGGCCGGAGCAGATCGTGCCGGTCGACTCGGAGCACTCGGCGCTGGCCCAGTGCCTGCGCGGCGGTGCCCGGGGCGAGGTGCGGCGGCTGGTCGTCACCGCCAGCGGCGGGCCGTTCCGGGGCAAACGGCGCGACGAGTTGACGCGGGTCACGCCCGAACAGGCGCTCGCCCACCCGACCTGGAACATGGGGCCGGTCGTCACGATCAACTCCGCCACGATGGTCAACAAGGCGTTGGAGGTGATCGAGGCGCACGAGCTGTTCGACGTGCCGTACGCCGACATCGCCGTGATGGTGCACCCGCAGTCGGTGATCCACTCGATGGTCGAGTTCGTGGACGGGTCCACCCTCGCCCAGGCGAGCCCGCCGGACATGCGGCTGCCGATCGCGCTCGGCCTCGGCTGGCCCGACCGGGTGCCCGACGCCGCCGCCGCCGTCGACTGGACGACGGCCCACACCTGGGAGTTCGCGCCGCTGGACGACGAGGCGTTCCCGGCGGTGGCGCTGGCCAAGGCCGCCGGCGAGGCCGGGCGCTGCCGGCCGGCGATCTACAACGCGGCGAACGAGGAGTGCGTGGCCGCGTTCGTGGCCGGCCGGCTGCCCTTCCTCGGCATCGTCGACACCCTCCGGCGGGTGGTGGAGGACGCTCCCGATTTCGACGAACCGGGTACCGTCGAGGACGTGCTCGCGGCGGAGTCGTGGGCGCGCGCGCACGCGCAGGAGATCATCATCGCGGGTTCGGTGGAAGGAGCTTGA
- a CDS encoding Uma2 family endonuclease: MAQAAFAPEPAPQPTEPSFDVLRWRDEPWTAQLALDLLPETNGPKVEVLSGSVIVTPHAGVDHQSVERELPYLLHRAARRAGLWAYPEINVVSGEDLFIPDVAVLRSSGGGRSAVEIGQAVLLGEIVSPGNRRKDVIDRPREYAAAGVPFFLRVDLRNRVPTMALFKLTEGEYAPLSAAAAGSTFTMSEPFAFAVDPADLLDEEAAEDGVEVSAGQAGAED; encoded by the coding sequence ATGGCCCAGGCCGCTTTTGCGCCCGAGCCGGCGCCGCAGCCCACCGAGCCGTCGTTCGACGTGCTGCGGTGGCGCGACGAGCCGTGGACCGCGCAGCTCGCCCTCGACCTGTTGCCGGAGACCAACGGCCCCAAGGTTGAGGTCCTGAGCGGAAGCGTGATCGTGACCCCACACGCTGGAGTCGACCACCAGTCGGTGGAACGTGAACTCCCCTATCTCCTGCACCGTGCCGCCCGCCGGGCGGGCCTGTGGGCCTACCCCGAGATCAACGTGGTCTCGGGTGAGGACCTCTTCATCCCCGACGTCGCCGTGCTCCGGTCCTCCGGTGGTGGTCGGTCAGCCGTCGAGATCGGCCAGGCCGTCCTGCTGGGCGAAATCGTGTCACCAGGTAATCGGCGTAAGGACGTGATCGACCGCCCGCGCGAGTACGCCGCCGCCGGTGTCCCCTTCTTCCTCCGGGTCGACCTGCGCAACCGGGTGCCGACCATGGCCCTGTTCAAGCTGACCGAGGGCGAGTACGCACCGCTCAGCGCGGCGGCGGCCGGCAGCACCTTCACCATGAGTGAGCCGTTCGCGTTCGCCGTCGACCCGGCCGACCTCCTCGACGAGGAAGCAGCCGAGGACGGTGTGGAAGTGTCGGCGGGGCAGGCCGGGGCCGAGGACTGA
- a CDS encoding family 43 glycosylhydrolase, with the protein MRRGLVWLAALLVAAPLLVSPGVAQAATTTPSLVIASDFPDPDVVKFGGTYYAYSTNNGHGNVPVATASSLTGAWTRRGDAMPTLGAWANGGLTWAPDVSQRADGRYLLYYTARSRATGRQCIGAALATSPLGPFASVGTQPLVCNAGEGGDIDAASFTDSTGLRHLLYKDDGNAIGQPTSLWLQRVAADGVTLQGARVELLRSGRAEEGGIIEAPVLTKVGAQYVLFYSLGGYGGDGYQTSYATSTSLTGPYTKAYRSLMTTASLDSAVRGPGGADVVREAGGDHIVFHGWINNYSARGMYVAALGWAGGNPVVRGSRVRYEAERGTLSNCAVRAAPNTSQGQVVAYIDHADSWVDVTVFAPRAGGYRVHVAYAAGYGDAQHTLTVNGANPKVVTYPDTGWDVWRQVGVDVTLNAGFNTLRFTHLSRWAELDFVEVA; encoded by the coding sequence ATGCGAAGAGGTCTCGTCTGGCTGGCGGCCCTGCTGGTCGCCGCTCCCCTGCTCGTCAGCCCGGGCGTGGCCCAGGCCGCCACCACCACACCCTCACTGGTCATCGCCAGCGACTTCCCCGATCCCGACGTCGTCAAGTTCGGCGGCACCTACTACGCGTACTCGACGAACAACGGGCACGGCAACGTCCCCGTCGCCACGGCCAGCTCGCTGACCGGGGCGTGGACCAGGCGAGGAGACGCGATGCCGACCCTCGGCGCCTGGGCCAACGGGGGCCTCACCTGGGCACCCGACGTGTCGCAGCGGGCCGACGGGCGCTACCTGCTCTACTACACCGCCCGCAGCCGGGCCACCGGCCGGCAGTGCATCGGCGCCGCGCTGGCCACGTCACCGCTCGGGCCGTTCGCCTCCGTCGGCACCCAGCCGCTGGTCTGCAACGCCGGCGAGGGCGGCGACATCGACGCGGCGAGCTTCACCGACAGCACCGGGCTGCGTCACCTGCTCTACAAGGACGACGGCAACGCCATCGGCCAGCCGACGAGCCTCTGGCTGCAACGGGTCGCCGCCGACGGCGTGACCCTCCAGGGCGCCCGCGTCGAGCTGCTGCGCAGCGGTCGCGCCGAGGAGGGCGGCATCATCGAGGCGCCGGTGCTGACCAAGGTCGGCGCGCAGTACGTGCTCTTCTACTCGCTCGGCGGTTACGGCGGCGACGGCTACCAGACCAGCTACGCCACGTCGACCTCGCTGACCGGCCCGTACACCAAGGCGTACCGCTCGCTGATGACCACGGCGTCGCTGGACTCGGCCGTGCGGGGGCCGGGCGGCGCGGACGTGGTCCGCGAGGCCGGCGGCGACCACATCGTGTTCCACGGCTGGATCAACAACTACTCCGCCCGCGGCATGTACGTGGCGGCGCTGGGCTGGGCCGGCGGCAACCCCGTGGTGCGGGGGAGCCGGGTGCGGTACGAGGCCGAACGCGGCACGCTCAGCAACTGCGCGGTACGCGCCGCGCCCAACACCTCGCAGGGGCAGGTGGTGGCCTACATCGACCACGCGGACAGCTGGGTCGACGTCACCGTCTTCGCGCCCCGGGCCGGCGGGTACCGCGTCCACGTCGCCTACGCCGCCGGCTACGGCGACGCCCAGCACACGCTGACGGTCAACGGCGCGAACCCGAAGGTCGTCACCTATCCCGACACGGGTTGGGACGTCTGGCGGCAGGTGGGGGTGGACGTCACGCTGAACGCGGGCTTCAACACGCTCCGGTTCACCCACCTGAGCCGCTGGGCGGAACTCGACTTCGTCGAGGTGGCCTAG
- a CDS encoding GNAT family N-acetyltransferase has translation MRDTGVVVGTVLLKPLPGRDENVPTGDIEVGWHLHPDSWGHGYATEAARAAAARELAAGTREVYAVVAPGNTASMAVARRLGMTHVGRRTDWYGGESLETFVLTAAGD, from the coding sequence GTGCGCGACACCGGCGTGGTGGTCGGCACGGTGCTGCTCAAGCCGCTGCCCGGACGGGACGAGAACGTGCCGACCGGGGACATCGAGGTGGGCTGGCACCTGCACCCCGACTCGTGGGGCCACGGGTACGCCACCGAGGCCGCCCGGGCGGCGGCGGCGCGGGAACTGGCCGCCGGCACCCGCGAGGTCTACGCGGTGGTGGCGCCGGGCAACACCGCGTCGATGGCGGTGGCCCGCCGGCTCGGCATGACCCACGTGGGCCGCCGCACGGACTGGTACGGCGGCGAGTCCCTGGAGACCTTCGTGCTGACCGCTGCCGGGGACTGA
- a CDS encoding YhjD/YihY/BrkB family envelope integrity protein has product MGDGWRWAKRITSAAFRPLRGRDLSLHAAAITFYGAIAVVPVALLAIWLTSLLAGAERVRRLTSYAVDTLPDAIGAPHAVQALVGAGVGLTPLLALASLLPASLYGEGLRRAFVSVAVPRSEESLVGWRGRLLLLPLLAPAPALLLSILLALPTTTGLVRQGGWTGALGVVLSFLAVWLVLTPVLLWVFRVVGPASPDWLSALGVGSFTAANLSGFLHGFVLFASLPIDLGVPFGGFDEIGAGVAVLLWLYLFHVIVLAGYSATLALSRWRDRRAG; this is encoded by the coding sequence ATGGGCGACGGATGGCGATGGGCGAAGCGGATCACCAGTGCGGCGTTCCGCCCGCTGCGGGGGCGGGACCTGTCCCTGCACGCCGCCGCCATCACCTTCTACGGGGCGATCGCCGTGGTGCCGGTGGCCCTGCTGGCGATCTGGCTGACGTCGCTGCTGGCGGGAGCCGAGCGGGTGCGCCGGCTCACCTCGTACGCCGTGGACACGCTGCCGGACGCGATCGGCGCGCCCCACGCGGTGCAGGCGCTGGTCGGGGCCGGGGTGGGGTTGACCCCGTTGCTGGCCCTGGCGTCGTTGCTGCCGGCGTCGCTCTACGGCGAGGGGCTGCGCCGCGCCTTCGTCTCGGTCGCCGTGCCGCGCAGCGAGGAGTCGCTGGTCGGCTGGCGGGGCCGGCTGCTGCTGCTGCCCCTGCTGGCGCCGGCCCCGGCCCTGCTGCTGTCGATCCTGCTCGCGCTGCCCACCACCACCGGGCTGGTACGGCAGGGCGGCTGGACCGGCGCGCTGGGGGTGGTGCTGTCCTTCCTGGCGGTCTGGCTGGTGCTCACCCCGGTGCTGCTCTGGGTGTTCCGGGTGGTCGGCCCCGCGTCGCCGGACTGGCTCTCCGCGCTGGGCGTCGGGTCGTTCACCGCGGCCAACCTGTCGGGCTTCCTGCACGGCTTCGTGCTCTTCGCCTCGCTCCCGATCGACCTGGGGGTGCCGTTCGGGGGCTTCGACGAGATCGGCGCGGGGGTGGCGGTCCTGCTCTGGCTCTACCTCTTCCACGTGATCGTGCTGGCGGGCTACTCCGCCACCCTCGCCCTCTCCCGCTGGCGCGACCGCCGCGCCGGTTGA
- a CDS encoding alkaline phosphatase PhoX — MDRRTLLRVTVAGGAAFAGSLWAGAALAAPAQPGPGPYGDLLGADGNGLQLPAGFTSRVVARSGQRVPGTSYLWHLAPDGGACFPAGDGWIYVSNSEVPLVGGASAVRFRADGSIAAAYRILGGTNVNCAGGATPWGTWLSCEEVPLGRVFETWPDGSRAAEERTRMGRFTHEAAACDPDRRVVYLTEDEDDGCFYRFVPDTWGDLRTGKVQVLCAPADQVAGPVTWRDLPDRDGFPVPTRRQVGAARHFDGGEGCWYDRGTCWFTTKGDNRVWAYDAVNQRLDLAYDDSLVPAGAAPLTGVDNITGTAGGDLYVAEDGGDMEINVITRAGVVAPFLRVLGQSGSEITGPAFSPDGSRLYFSSQRGASGSSIGSDGITYEVTGPFRP; from the coding sequence ATGGACCGTCGTACCCTGCTGCGCGTCACCGTCGCCGGCGGCGCTGCCTTCGCCGGCAGCCTGTGGGCCGGCGCCGCGCTCGCCGCCCCCGCCCAACCCGGACCCGGCCCGTACGGCGACCTGCTCGGCGCCGACGGCAACGGCCTCCAGTTGCCGGCCGGCTTCACCAGCCGGGTCGTCGCCCGATCCGGGCAGCGGGTGCCCGGCACCTCGTACCTGTGGCACCTGGCTCCGGACGGCGGCGCCTGCTTCCCGGCCGGGGACGGCTGGATCTACGTCTCCAACTCCGAGGTGCCGCTGGTCGGCGGCGCCTCCGCGGTGCGCTTCCGGGCCGACGGCTCGATCGCGGCGGCGTACCGGATCCTCGGCGGGACCAACGTCAACTGCGCCGGCGGGGCAACCCCCTGGGGCACCTGGCTGTCCTGCGAGGAGGTCCCGTTGGGTCGGGTGTTCGAGACCTGGCCGGACGGCAGCCGGGCGGCCGAGGAGCGGACCCGGATGGGCCGGTTCACCCACGAGGCGGCCGCCTGCGACCCGGATCGACGGGTCGTCTACCTGACCGAGGACGAGGACGACGGCTGCTTCTACCGTTTCGTCCCCGACACCTGGGGCGACCTGCGCACGGGGAAGGTGCAGGTGCTCTGCGCCCCGGCCGACCAGGTGGCCGGGCCGGTGACCTGGCGCGACCTGCCGGACCGGGACGGCTTCCCGGTGCCGACCCGCCGGCAGGTCGGCGCGGCCCGACACTTCGACGGCGGCGAGGGGTGCTGGTACGACCGGGGCACCTGCTGGTTCACCACCAAGGGCGACAACCGGGTGTGGGCGTACGACGCGGTCAACCAGCGTCTCGACCTGGCGTACGACGACTCGCTGGTGCCGGCCGGGGCGGCGCCGCTGACCGGCGTCGACAACATCACCGGCACCGCCGGCGGCGATCTCTACGTCGCCGAGGACGGCGGCGACATGGAGATCAACGTCATCACCCGGGCCGGCGTGGTCGCCCCGTTCCTGCGCGTCCTCGGCCAGTCCGGCTCGGAGATCACCGGCCCGGCGTTCTCCCCGGACGGGTCACGCCTCTACTTCTCGTCGCAGCGCGGCGCCTCCGGCAGTTCCATCGGCAGCGACGGGATCACCTACGAGGTCACCGGCCCGTTCCGGCCCTGA
- a CDS encoding MMPL family transporter, whose product MFAWWGQMVVRLRWSVLAAALVLVAVGSTWGVGVFGQLTGGGFDDPASESSRAAERITRELGPQGADLVVLWSSDGPTVDEPAFRDPVAATVAGLRQRSEITSVTTWYDTQAPALLSTDRRATYALIQLRAADKDDKAAAYEELRPALTAPGVRTEVGGATAALQESNAQTTEDITRAELLSMPVLLVLLVLIFGGLVAASTPLLIGGLAILGAFVAVRLVNMVTDVSVFAINVITLIGLGMAVDYALFVVSRFREELAAGRDTPAAIRRTMATAGRTVLVSGLTIATAMASLLIFPQAFLRSMALGGMAAVLVAMLAALTVLPALLAVLGHRIDALRVPLPWRRGARGGRPAAGETGGAWARIAHSVMRRPVRYLVGVSVLLLLLATPILRMEFGGFDDRVLPASAEPRVVSERIAAEFPGGTIAPIDVLVSGVSPEQVQPFADRVAAVPGVTGVQVAANRGTSTLLTVTYPGEPTGDAAHDVVRALRALPAPGGAEVLVGGRPGVDLDLIDSLADRLPWMALLMAAAILVLLFLAFGSVVLPIKAVLMNLVSIGASFGVVVWIFQDGHFADLLGFTPTGFIEPSNPILMLAVLFGLATDYEVFLLSRVREEWDRTGDNTASVATALQRTGRIITAAALLLIIVVAGFATGEMAYIKLIGIGMIVAIVVDATLVRALLVPATMRLLGRWNWWAPGPLARVYRRFGIKESDDEPGPAAPEARRPAFTK is encoded by the coding sequence ATGTTCGCCTGGTGGGGACAGATGGTCGTACGGCTGCGCTGGTCGGTGCTGGCCGCCGCCCTGGTGCTCGTCGCGGTCGGCTCCACCTGGGGGGTCGGGGTCTTCGGGCAGCTCACCGGTGGCGGCTTCGACGACCCGGCGAGCGAGTCCAGCCGGGCCGCCGAGCGGATCACCCGCGAGCTCGGGCCGCAGGGCGCCGACCTCGTCGTGCTCTGGTCCAGCGACGGGCCGACCGTCGATGAGCCCGCCTTCCGGGACCCGGTCGCGGCCACCGTCGCCGGGCTGCGCCAGCGATCGGAGATCACCAGCGTCACCACCTGGTACGACACCCAGGCTCCCGCGCTGCTCTCCACCGACCGCCGGGCCACCTACGCGCTGATCCAGCTCCGGGCCGCCGACAAGGACGACAAGGCCGCCGCGTACGAGGAACTGCGGCCCGCCCTGACGGCGCCCGGCGTACGGACCGAGGTCGGCGGCGCCACGGCGGCCCTTCAGGAGTCGAACGCGCAGACCACCGAGGACATCACCCGCGCGGAACTGCTCTCCATGCCGGTGCTGCTGGTGCTGCTCGTGCTGATCTTCGGCGGGCTGGTGGCGGCCTCCACGCCCCTGCTGATCGGCGGGCTCGCCATCCTCGGCGCGTTCGTCGCCGTCCGGCTGGTCAACATGGTCACCGACGTGTCGGTGTTCGCGATCAACGTCATCACCCTGATCGGCCTGGGCATGGCGGTCGACTACGCCCTGTTCGTGGTGAGCCGGTTCCGCGAGGAGTTGGCCGCCGGCCGGGACACCCCGGCCGCGATCCGGCGGACGATGGCCACGGCCGGGCGGACGGTGCTGGTCTCCGGGCTGACCATCGCGACCGCCATGGCCAGCCTGTTGATCTTCCCGCAGGCGTTCCTGCGCTCGATGGCGCTCGGCGGGATGGCCGCCGTGCTGGTCGCCATGCTGGCCGCGCTGACCGTGCTGCCGGCCCTGCTCGCGGTGCTCGGCCACCGGATCGACGCGCTGCGCGTACCGCTGCCGTGGCGGCGTGGGGCGCGCGGTGGGCGGCCGGCGGCGGGGGAGACGGGCGGCGCCTGGGCCCGGATCGCGCACAGCGTGATGCGCCGCCCGGTGCGCTACCTGGTCGGGGTGTCCGTGCTGCTCCTGCTGCTGGCCACGCCGATCCTGCGGATGGAGTTCGGCGGGTTCGACGACCGGGTGCTGCCCGCGAGCGCCGAGCCGCGGGTGGTCTCCGAGCGGATCGCCGCGGAGTTCCCCGGCGGCACGATCGCGCCGATCGACGTGCTGGTCTCCGGGGTGTCCCCGGAGCAGGTGCAGCCCTTCGCCGACCGGGTGGCCGCGGTGCCGGGCGTGACCGGGGTGCAGGTGGCGGCCAACCGGGGCACGTCGACGCTGCTGACGGTGACCTACCCGGGCGAGCCGACGGGTGACGCCGCGCACGACGTGGTCCGGGCGCTGCGCGCCCTGCCCGCGCCGGGCGGCGCCGAGGTGCTGGTCGGCGGCCGGCCCGGCGTCGACCTCGACCTGATCGACAGCCTCGCCGACCGGCTGCCCTGGATGGCCCTGCTGATGGCCGCCGCGATCCTGGTCCTGCTCTTCCTCGCCTTCGGCTCGGTGGTGCTGCCGATCAAGGCGGTGCTGATGAACCTGGTGTCGATCGGCGCGTCGTTCGGCGTGGTCGTCTGGATCTTCCAGGACGGGCACTTCGCCGACCTGCTCGGCTTCACCCCGACCGGGTTCATCGAACCGAGCAACCCGATCCTCATGCTCGCCGTGCTCTTCGGGCTGGCGACCGACTACGAGGTGTTCCTGCTCTCCCGGGTACGCGAGGAGTGGGACCGCACCGGCGACAACACCGCGTCGGTGGCCACCGCGCTCCAGCGCACCGGGCGGATCATCACGGCAGCGGCGCTGCTGCTGATCATCGTGGTGGCCGGCTTCGCCACGGGCGAGATGGCGTACATCAAGCTCATCGGCATCGGCATGATCGTGGCGATCGTGGTGGACGCGACGCTGGTGCGGGCGCTGCTGGTCCCGGCCACGATGCGGCTGCTGGGCCGCTGGAACTGGTGGGCCCCCGGCCCGCTGGCCCGCGTCTACCGCCGCTTCGGCATCAAGGAGTCCGACGACGAGCCCGGGCCGGCGGCTCCGGAGGCCCGTCGCCCCGCGTTCACCAAATAG
- a CDS encoding TetR/AcrR family transcriptional regulator, translating into MDAPSRRERLRSATVAEIKDGARRLLVTGGVDAVSLRAIARDMGMTAPAIYRYFPSLEALVAALAGDLYDELRLLLEAARDDAGPDPVGQLLTMSRTFRAWSVAHPAEFGLIFGAPTPGRNALDGGDDQGHPGSRFGAVFIQPILDLWHRSPFRTPPPELLRQRLGGRRLEPLRISHGEVPVEVAYAFLSGWTRLYGLVAMEVFHQFDWAVTDAEALFELELETFTAQLLAAPPTDDHPSTAAPAVKG; encoded by the coding sequence ATGGACGCACCGAGCCGACGGGAACGCCTACGCTCGGCGACGGTCGCCGAGATCAAGGACGGGGCTCGGCGGCTGTTGGTGACGGGCGGGGTCGACGCCGTCTCGCTGCGGGCCATCGCCCGCGACATGGGCATGACCGCGCCGGCCATCTACCGCTACTTCCCCAGCCTGGAGGCCCTCGTCGCGGCGCTGGCCGGCGACCTCTACGACGAGCTGCGGCTGCTGCTGGAGGCGGCCCGGGACGACGCCGGCCCCGACCCGGTCGGCCAGCTGCTCACCATGTCCCGGACGTTCCGCGCCTGGTCGGTGGCGCACCCGGCCGAGTTCGGGCTGATCTTCGGTGCCCCCACCCCCGGCCGCAACGCGCTCGACGGCGGCGACGACCAGGGCCACCCCGGTTCCCGCTTCGGCGCGGTCTTCATCCAGCCGATCCTCGACCTGTGGCACCGCTCCCCGTTCCGCACCCCGCCGCCCGAGCTGCTCCGGCAGCGCCTGGGTGGGCGGCGACTGGAGCCGCTGCGGATCAGCCACGGCGAGGTGCCGGTCGAGGTCGCGTACGCCTTCCTCTCCGGCTGGACCCGGCTCTACGGCCTGGTCGCCATGGAGGTCTTCCACCAGTTCGACTGGGCGGTCACCGACGCCGAGGCGCTCTTCGAGCTGGAGCTGGAGACGTTCACCGCCCAGCTGCTGGCCGCCCCACCGACGGACGACCACCCTTCGACGGCCGCCCCGGCGGTGAAGGGCTGA
- a CDS encoding phytoene desaturase family protein: MGDELPTRADVVIVGAGHNGLVSAILLARAGLDVLVLEAADVIGGATRTEAPFPRVPGLRHSTGSYLLGLMPPELLATLDVRIPVLRRDPHYFLPTPGGPGSPYLLFGSDTAATRAQLAEFFSPADVAADDALQAELAALRDDLAPAWLAEPLPVEETAERYVRPALRQVFVDLVRGSVAAHLARFDFRSELLVSMYAVTDGLSGLNAGPDDPGTGHNFLVHNMCRLPGSDGTWMIAEGGMGTVSRTFADAARAAGATIRTGTPVSAIALDGGAASGVVLADGREVAARVVLGACDPYRLMDLLPDGALPAPLAERMTAVRRPGTTLKLNLALTGLPRFSCLPEGAPSPFGSTIHLLPGSDSLTGGGGESPMTALRAMWADVQAGRLPDEPTIEWYLHTTVDESLSDGRGHHSSALFVQSVPYALADTTWDEALPGYVDRLVGICERYAPGTGDLIADAVPLPPPGIEAHFGITGGHIHHVDNTVSFTDRMPYATGVDGVYAGSAGCHPAGSVIGAAGHNAARRILTDLAR; encoded by the coding sequence ATGGGTGACGAGCTACCGACCCGGGCCGACGTGGTGATCGTCGGCGCCGGGCACAACGGTCTGGTGTCCGCGATCCTGCTCGCCCGCGCCGGGCTCGACGTGCTGGTGCTGGAGGCGGCCGACGTCATCGGCGGGGCCACCCGCACCGAGGCGCCGTTCCCCCGGGTGCCGGGGCTACGCCACTCCACCGGGTCGTATCTGCTCGGGCTGATGCCGCCGGAGCTGCTCGCCACGCTGGACGTGCGCATCCCCGTGCTGCGCCGCGACCCGCACTACTTCCTGCCCACCCCCGGTGGCCCCGGCTCGCCCTACCTGCTCTTCGGCAGCGACACGGCGGCCACCCGGGCGCAGCTCGCCGAGTTCTTCTCCCCCGCCGACGTGGCCGCCGACGACGCCCTCCAGGCCGAGCTGGCCGCGCTGCGCGACGACCTCGCCCCCGCCTGGCTGGCCGAGCCGCTGCCCGTCGAGGAGACCGCCGAGCGGTACGTCCGGCCGGCGCTGCGGCAGGTCTTCGTCGACCTCGTCCGCGGCTCGGTCGCCGCGCACCTGGCCCGCTTCGACTTCCGCTCCGAGCTGCTCGTCAGCATGTACGCGGTCACCGACGGCCTCTCCGGGCTCAACGCCGGCCCCGACGACCCGGGCACGGGGCACAACTTCCTCGTCCACAACATGTGCCGGCTGCCCGGCTCCGACGGCACGTGGATGATCGCCGAGGGCGGGATGGGCACCGTGTCGCGTACCTTCGCCGACGCCGCCCGCGCCGCCGGCGCGACGATCCGCACCGGCACGCCGGTCAGCGCGATCGCCCTGGACGGCGGCGCGGCCAGTGGGGTCGTCCTCGCCGACGGGCGGGAGGTCGCCGCGCGGGTGGTGCTCGGCGCCTGCGACCCGTACCGGCTGATGGACCTGCTGCCCGACGGCGCGCTCCCGGCGCCGCTGGCCGAGCGGATGACGGCGGTCCGCCGCCCCGGCACCACCCTCAAGCTCAACCTGGCGCTGACCGGCCTGCCCCGGTTCTCCTGCCTGCCCGAGGGCGCGCCCAGCCCGTTCGGCTCGACGATCCACCTGCTGCCCGGCTCGGACTCGCTGACCGGCGGGGGCGGGGAGTCGCCGATGACGGCGCTGCGCGCCATGTGGGCGGACGTGCAGGCGGGGCGGCTGCCCGACGAGCCGACCATCGAGTGGTACCTGCACACCACCGTCGACGAGTCGCTGTCCGACGGCCGGGGGCACCACTCGTCGGCGCTCTTCGTGCAGTCGGTGCCGTACGCGCTGGCCGACACCACCTGGGACGAGGCGCTGCCCGGCTACGTCGACCGGCTGGTCGGCATCTGCGAGCGGTACGCCCCCGGCACGGGTGACCTGATCGCCGACGCGGTGCCGCTGCCGCCGCCCGGCATCGAGGCGCACTTCGGCATCACCGGCGGGCACATCCACCACGTCGACAACACCGTCTCGTTCACCGACCGGATGCCGTACGCCACCGGCGTCGACGGCGTCTACGCGGGCAGCGCCGGCTGCCACCCGGCCGGCAGCGTCATCGGCGCCGCCGGCCACAACGCCGCCCGCCGCATCCTCACCGACCTGGCCCGCTGA